Proteins from one Ricinus communis isolate WT05 ecotype wild-type chromosome 9, ASM1957865v1, whole genome shotgun sequence genomic window:
- the LOC8276710 gene encoding probable E3 ubiquitin-protein ligase ZFP1 — protein sequence MGQRNMLCTSQMIDLEVDRQGQGYLHPEPCILLGGVSNFPQSDIQTMVTASGSTTNIDAHRLPEHYDGAIFYGMPQYHGVQHHPQHHAPNLDLGVATASNFYVPYMTPSSGIPLSHGSCDHLPSSTSYGVIGVSGDEYGMNNHFMDNARGSYKRKNAEGNPGNFQYVNASAGSSSSVLSTRHPDGISLMDASSFASPQYRGNGILSIREVGSHRSVRNRSGATGLESVLAHSQNHFIQGNYIGQPFQPAGSLWADQHSSSSDAGTLAWNQNPAINYMHGNNVNGGSVETGSIVPQRYHELSSNRSNTTFLHPSPPNIRHHNFPHPLPPIQGMRGHNLNVPPQVSAASFRGLTSYASQSNVNPSQDGLDIGVRHPGSVQPTGLRIYRPHRDGVIPETTLRHRNLPHLRVLPTDGIAVLEFPDYYEVENYVDHHSDMRLDIEDMSYEELLALGERIGSVNTGLSEETIRSQLKTRKYLSSRMSINLEEITCMDQELGSCIICQDEYKSKEKIGTLDCGHEYHADCLKKWLRVKNVCPICKSEALPSVRKDV from the exons ATGGGACAAAGAAATATGCTATGCACTAGTCAGATGATTGATCTGGAAGTGGATCGGCAAGGCCAGGGGTATCTACATCCTGAGCCCTGCATTCTTTTGGGGGGTGTATCAAACTTTCCCCAGTCAGATATTCAGACAATGGTTACAGCTTCGGGGAGTACAACTAATATTGATGCCCATCGTTTACCTGAGCATTATGACGGTGCTATTTTTTATGGGATGCCACAGTATCATGGTGTTCAACATCATCCTCAGCATCATGCTCCTAATCTTGACTTAGGTGTTGCTACTGCATCCAATTTCTATGTTCCTTATATGACCCCATCTTCTGGTATTCCTTTAAGTCATGGATCCTGTGATCATTTACCATCTTCGACCAGTTATGGAGTCATTGGAGTTTCTGGTGATGAGTATGGAATGAACAACCATTTCATGGATAATGCCAGAGGTTCATACAAGAGAAAGAATGCTGAAGGTAACCCAGGGAATTTCCAATATGTCAATGCCTCTGCAGGCTCCAGTTCTTCAGTGTTAAGTACAAGACATCCTGATGGGATTTCTCTGATGGATGCTTCATCCTTTGCTTCACCTCAGTACAGAGGGAATGGCATTCTGTCAATCAGGGAAGTGGGTTCTCATAGAAGTGTGAGGAACAGATCAGGTGCTACTGGTCTGGAGTCCGTTCTGGCACATAGCCAGAATCATTTTATTCAAGGGAACTACATTGGTCAGCCCTTTCAGCCTGCTGGTTCTCTGTGGGCGGATCAACACAGTAGTTCTAGTGATGCGGGGACTTTAGCATGGAACCAGAACCCAGCAATTAATTACATGCATG GGAACAATGTAAATGGGGGTTCTGTTGAGACTGGGAGCATTGTTCCACAGCGGTATCATGAGCTATCTAGCAACAGAAGTAACACAACCTTCTTGCACCCGTCTCCTCCCAACATCCGACACCACAATTTTCCTCATCCTCTGCCACCTATTCAAGGAATGAGAGGCCACAATCTTAATGTTCCCCCTCAAGTGTCAGCTGCTTCATTTAGAGGTCTCACAAGCTATGCCTCACAGAGCAATGTGAATCCATCTCAGGATGGTTTGGATATAGGAGTAAGGCATCCAGGCTCTGTCCAGCCAACTGGCCTTAGAATATATAGGCCTCACCGTGATGGAGTCATACCTGAGACGACTTTAAGACACCGAAACCTTCCTCATCTGAGAGTCCTGCCAACTGAT GGAATAGCTGTTCTAGAGTTCCCTGACTATTACGAAGTTGAGAATTATGTTGATCATCACAGTGATATGCGCTTGGATATAGAGGACATGTCCTATGAG GAGCTTCTTGCACTGGGGGAGCGCATTGGCAGTGTGAATACTGGATTATCAGAGGAAACTATCAGAAGTCAACTAAAGACACGAAAATATTTATCGTCGCGGATGTCGATCAATCTGGAAGAGATCACTTGTATGGATCAAGAATTGGGTTCTTGTATTATATGCCAG GATGAGTATAAGAGCAAAGAGAAGATAGGAACTCTTGATTGTGGACATGAGTACCATGCAGATTGCTTAAAGAAGTGGCTGCGTGTGAAGAATGTCTGCCCCATCTGCAAATCTGAAGCATTGCCTTCTGTCAGGAAAGATGTATAG